In the genome of Hyalangium minutum, the window CTGCGCTGAGCCCCGGCCAACTTGACGCAGCGCAGCAATCCCTTCCTCGATCCGCCGGAATGCCTCCAGCCGCTCCGCAGTGGGCGAGGCCTGCATGGGGGCGGAAGGCGAGACAGCAGGCTCGACGACCTTCGACTGGGCGCGGGCGCGGCGCTCCAGGAAGGACAGGAGCCGCTGCCGGTGGGTGTCATGGTAGCGGCGAGGCTCGAAGGGCGTGGACTGCGACTCGATGAGGCGCAGCACCATCTCCACCTCCTGCTCGGAGGGGCGAGGCCCCATCACGTCCAGCTCCGGCAACGTGTCCTGGGCGATCTGATCTTCTGCGTAGTACAGCGAGGAGAGGCCAAGCCCCCGGCCAAAGGGCCTCACCACACACAGGTGTCCTCGGTGGCGCATGACCAGGCGCCCGAGGCCCACGCGGCCGGAGCGCCGCAGGGCTTCGACGAGCAGCGAGTATTGGCGCTCGGCCTCCACCTCTGGAACCAGGTGGTAGCTGGCCTCGAAGAAGCCGGGGTCGATCTCCTCCAGCTTCACGAAGTCCTCCAGCTCGATGGAGCGGCTGGACTTCGGATCGAACGCCTCCAACTCGCCAGAGGTGACTTCGACATAGTGGCCAGGCCGCAGCTCGTATCCCTTCACCACACGCTCGAAGGGCACCTCCTGGCCATCCGCCGAGCACACGCGCTTCTGGCGGATGCGCGCGCCATCCGCGTCGTGCAGTTGGTGGAACTTCACCGTGCGGGGCTCTACCGCAGCGTAGAGCCGTACTGGCACATGAACCAACCCGAAGCTCAGCGAGCCGACCCAGCAAGGACGTGACATCTGGGGCCTCCCGGCGTCCGTGCGCGGACCACCGGACTTAAAAGTCCGTCCCAGGGCCGGGAGCGACAAGGGCCGCCAGGCTCCCTGGCGGAGCGCCAGCCGGGGGGGCGTGCGAGGCCGAGCGTTGCATAACCGCCACCTGCCCCCGTCCCCCGGAAGAAGCGGCGTCGTGATGCTTGCCGCGCCTCAGGGCGCTGACTACGAGTCCGGCGCACCCTTACGCAGCGTCAGGAAAGGAAGAGACGTGGCTATGCAGCGCACCCTGTCGGTAGTCCTGGGCCTCACCCTCGCGATGAGCCTCAGCACCGGCTGCGCCAAGCAGCGCATCCGGGCAGAGAAGGCCGTGGCGGACATCCTGATCTCGGACGAGCAGGAGGAGCAGATCGGCCTGCAGGTGAAGCAAGAGCTCGAGCAGAAGGAGAAGATCCAGTACGTCCAGGATCCGGCCATCGTGGAGTACGTGAACCGGATCGCCACGCCCATCCTCCAGCAAGCCAACTCGGACCGGAAGGGCGTGAAGTGGAAGGTGAACGTCATCAACGACCCGAAGACGGTGAACGCCTTCGCCACGCCGGGCGGCTACCTCTATGTGTACACGGGCCTGCTGCTGGCGGCGGACAACGAGGCCGAGGTGGCGGGAGTGCTGGCGCACGAGGCGGGCCACGTGGTGGGCCGGCACTCGGCGCGCGCCATGGTGAACGCGTACGGCCTGCAGGCGATTACGCAGCTGGCGCTGGGCAAGAACCCGGGCATGGCGTCGCAGATCGCCGCGGCGCTGGTGGGCCAAGGCGCGATGCTGGCTCACGGCCGCAGCGAGGAGACGGAGGCGGACGAGTACGGCGCCAAGTACGCGGCGGGAGCGAACTACGATCCGCGCGGCCTGATCACCTTCTTCCAGAAGCTGCAGAAGCTGCAGGGTAACACGCCGGGAGTGCTCAAGTGGCTGAGCACGCACCCGACCAACGCCGACCGCATCAGCCACCTGGAGCAGGTCATCGCCCAGAAGGGGTACCGGGGCAGCGAGGTGGGCGCGGACCGGCTGGCGCCCATCAAGGCGAAGCTGGGCGGCAAGTAGAGAGGGGGCCGACTAGTCCTCGAAGGGCTCGAAGTCGGCCTTCGTGGCGCCGCAGTCCGGGCAGAACCAGGTGTCCGGAATGTCCTCGAACGCAGTCCCGGGAGGGATGCCCCCCTCTGGGTCTCCCTCGGCGGGATCGTAGATGTGATTGCACGCCAGGCACCGGTACTTTCGTTTCATTCGGACGCTCCCTTCGGAGCGTCCATCTTAGCCGGTCGCCCGGGCCGTGGGCGCTTCAGTGAACCGTGGGAGGCAGCTCGGTGTTGGAGGGCTCGGGGGACTGGCCCCGGGCCACGCGCTTCTTCCACCGCCAGAAGGCGTACCGCGTCTTGCGCGCGCTGCTGGCGCTCTTGGCCGCGCCCGGCGTCTTGAGCGGAGGCTCCAGCGGAGGCGCCTCGCCGGGCGCCCTCGCGCCCTTGGCCTTGGCTCGCGCATCCTTGGAGGCGTGCTCGAGGATGGCGTTCAGCTCGCCGCCGAGGATGAAGATGAGGCCGGTGATGTAGAGCCACGTGAGCAGCACCACCACGCCGCCGATGGAGCCATACGTCACGTTGTACTTGCCGAAGTGCTCCACGTACTGGGTGAAGCCCCAGGTGCTCACCAGCCACAGCCCGGTGCCGATGACGGAGCCCGGTGTGATGTACTTGAACCGCTGCTTCACGTCCGGCAGCACGTAGTAGCAGAGCGCCAGCATCAGCATCACCAGCGCAGCGGTGAAGGGCCAGCGCAGCCAGGACCAGACGACGTGGAACATGTCCACGAGCTGCAGACGCTGCGCGAGCCACTCCCCCAGCTTGCCGCCCAGGAGGAACAGGGCGAAGGAGATGGGGATGAGCAGCGTGCCCACCAGCGTCATGAGCATCGCCACCCCCTGCGTCTTCCAGAAGGGCCGGGACTCGGGCACGTCGTAGGCGAGGTTGAGCGCCTTGCGCAGCGCATCCACCCCACGCGAGGCCGACCACAGCGCCACCCCGAGACCCAGCGTGAGCAGCTTGGGGCGGGGTTGGTTCACCAGCGAGTCCAGGTGCTCCCTCACCAGCGACAGGGCATCGCCCGGCACCAGCGGGGCCACACGCGCGATCACGGCCTCCACCGCGCCCTGCGCGAAGGGCATGTACGCCGCCAACGTGACGACGAAGAAGAGCAGCGGGAAGAGCGAGAAGAGGAAGTAGTACGAGAGCTGCGCAGCGCAATCCGTGACGGTGTCCTCTTGGAACTCCTTCACCATGCGCCGGCCGAACTCGCGCCATGTCAGATATTTGAGCCGGAACAGCCGCATCCATCCCCCTTGGAAGAGAAAGGTGGGCAGCCAGGCAGTGGGTGGCAGCAGGCGGGCAGGCGAGCGCGCCCCCCGGTTCGTCTCCTAGACGACTTCTGGCGGCAGGTACTTGCCGATCAGGGGACGCAGGCGGGTGCGCACCTCGTTGGAGATGCGGCTGCGATCGGACCAGATCCCAAGCGCCAAGACGGAGTCGCAGTGGCACTGGACGGGCGCCGAGGCGATCCGTGAGAGGGAGCGGCGCAGGAGGCCCAGTGCGTTGGCGATGGCGACGCGGCGGTTCTGGAAGTGGGCGGTGTTCTGGGCCTCGGGCGCGGTGCTGAGCGGAGGCTGCCAGGAGTCATAATCGGTGGGCACGGCCACCAGCGCGTAGTGCAGCTCCGCCTCGCGGGCCAGCCGGGCCTCTGGCATCACCGTCATGCCGATCAGATCTCCGCCCCAGGTGCGGTACATGCGGCTCTCGGCGCGGGTGCTGAGCGAGGGGCCTTCGATACATATATAGGTGGCCTGCGAGTGCACCTTCCCCGTGCTGCTTTCCTGGGCCACTTCGGAGAGCACGTGCCGCAGCGTCTCGCAGAAGGGCTCGGTCATCTCCACGTGCACCACCAGGTCGTCATAGAAGGTGCAGGGCCGCCGGTAGGTGCGGTCGATGACCTGATCCGGAATGACGAGGTGGTGCGGGTGGATGTGCTCGCGGAGGCTGCCCACCATGCCGCAGGCGAGGACGTGGGAGACGCCCAGCACCTTGAGGGCAAAGAGGTTGGCGCGGTAGGGCACGCGCGTGGGGCCGAGCATGTGCCCGGCACCGTGGCGATCCAGCAGGGCCACGGGGACGCCGTCGAGCTCCATGGTGAAGATGGGGCCCGAGGGCGGGCCGAAGGGCGTCTCGATCACGTGGGGCTCGGCCTGGCCCGCCACGCCCAGCGCTTCCAAGAGCCCGGAGCCTCCAATGATGCCGACTCGGCTGCCTGCCATGTGCGTCCTCCTCGGCGCGGGTGAGACGGGACGATAGCCCGGCCCTGGAGCAAGGGGTGGCAAAGACTGCTAACTTCTCGCGCGTCATGCGTGCACCCTTGCTGCTGATCTTCACCCTGCTGGCTGGCCCCGCTCTCGCACAGGAGGCCGAGGCGCCGCCTCTCGGCTGCAAAGAAGACAACTCCGAGTGCAAGGAAGGCTGCACCATCGAGTACGGGAGCAGCACGCGCACCTACTCCCAACTGGGGACGTGTCTGCAGAAGTGCAAGCAGACGTACGACAAGTGCACGGCGCGCCACCTGGCGCTCCAGCAGCAGAAGAAGGACGGCATTGAGCCCCACCACGGTGGGCCCGAGATACCTCCGGAGCCCGGGGAGCCCAAGGGCTCGGCAGTGTCCAAGCCTGCGGCCAGGGACGAGTTCGGAGATTCCAGCGCGCCCAGCGAGCCCACGGGGCGCAAGGGGGTGTACCGGGCCTCCGAGTCGAAGAAGGTGGCGGAGCCGGAGGCAGAGCCCAAGCCGGGACCCAAGGCCGCGGAGAAGCCGGTGCCGCAGGAGGATCCCGCGGACGAGCTCGCCCGAGCCATGGATCCGGAGCCTGACACGAAGCCGGAGCCTGCGAAGAAGGGTGAGAAGACGGCGGGGAAGCCCGAGCCCACCGCGAAGCCCGGGTCCGAGAAGCCAGCGCCCGTGGACTCGGCCGCGACGGCAGCGAAGCCGGTGATTGACAAGGACGTCCCGGTACCGGCTGACTCGAAGGACGAACCTGCTCCGCAGCCCGAGCCGAAGCCTGCACCCAAGGCGCAGCCCAAGCCGGCCCCTGCTTCCACGAAGCCTCCGCCGCCCAAGCGGGACATCGACGACTGGGATCCGAACGGGAAGTAGCTCTCTGGGGTGACTCAGCGTCTGGAGTTCCGCCGGAGCCCGGCCAGTTGCTGCCGCGTCTCGGGAACGAAGTCGGTGATCACCCCGAGGCGCAGCTGGTGAGTTCGAGCGAGGCGAAGCGCCTGGCGTAGCGAGTGGCGCCGCCTGACGGGAACGCGCTCCCTCATGACCCAGCAATTCACCCCCAACGGAGACGCCGCCTTCATTGCCGCGGACGTCAGGGTGTCGATCTCCGGATGGAGGAACTCCAGCCGGCCACCAACCTCCGCGATCTGCTTCCGCACGTTCTCGATCTCGGCCGGAGTGAACGGCAAGTAGCGATCGCTCAGCTGGGGATCGGCCTCATAAACGAGGCCTCCCGCCTCCCGGTCCAAGTCGAACAGCATCCCGAGCCGAGCCGCGGGCAGAAGCCGCGCCAGCTCGACGAGATCCGACACGGCAAACGACGAGAACACGATGGCCTCCAGCGACAGCCTGGAGTGCGCCGGCACCTGCTTCGCCAGCAACTCCACCAGAGAGGGGCGGCCCGGCGCCTGCTTCGGGGCCCGCGTGCCCTTCACATCCTTGATCTCGATATTCAGCACGAAGTCGCCCAGCCCCCGCCGAGCGCGCCACTCGGCAATGAGGTCCATCACCTCGGTCAGCGTCGGAATCGCGCTCTGGCGGCCGCGCAGTCCCGTGCGGAGCTGCCTCACCTCCTCCAACCTCAACTCCCCCATGAACCGGGCGGAGGGCGGAGCCACCAGGACGTGCTCCCGGAGCGCATTGGAGTGAGTCACCACCAGCGCATCATCCAGGGTCCGCAGCACGTCGATCTCGACGAAGTCCGCGCCGTGCTCGAACGCCTGGGCGATGGACTCCAGCGTGTTCTCCGGCGGCTTGCTTCCCCGGGCCCTGGATCGAGGAGATGCCGCCCGCGCGAAGGCCGAGTCCGTACACCCCGAGCCACGGTGCCCACCGAGTCGTATCCGCTCCATCTGCACCCTCCTCTGGGGCGCCGCTCACTGCGCCAGCTGCCGGAGCGCCCACTGCGCGGCACTCCGTACCAGCTCGCTATCATCCTCGCTGAGCTTTTCCAGCAAGAGCCGGGCGTTCTCCTGCCTCGTGGCCCCGAGCGCATACACGGCATTGCGCCGCAGCCCATCGTATTGCGCCCGCGCGAGCGCTGTACCCGGGATGAACGTCGCGTACTGCTCCTGGGTGAGCCCCGCCAGTTCCATCACCCCCAGGCCCGCCACGGCTCGAGGCGCAAAGCGCGGATGCTCCGCGAACACCGGGCGCCGGTTGAGCGGGCACACGTCCTGGCAGATGTCGCAGCCGAAGACGAGGTTGTTCATCTCGACGCGGAAGGACTCGGGCACCTCGTGGTCCCGGTTCTCGATGGTCTGGTACGACAAGCATGCCCGCGCATTCACGCGCCCATTGCCCACGAGCGCGCCCGTGGGACACGACATCAGGCACTTGCGGCAGGAGCCACACCGGTCCGCCGCGGGCCCGTCCCCATATGCGTCCACCTCCGCGTCGAGAACCACTGTCGCCAGCAGCACCCACGAGCCGAAGCGCTCGGTGATGAAGCAGCCGTTCTTCCCCACGTAGCCCAGGCCCGCGCGCGCCGCCCACACCTTCTCCATCAGCGGGCCGCTGTCCACGCTCCCGTAGGTGCCAATCCCGGGGTACTCGCCCTGGACGGCCTTGCGGAACGCCTTCATCCGGTCGCGCAGCGTCGAGTGGTAGTCCCGCCCCCGTGCGTACCGGGCAATCGGCGAGCCCTCCGTCTCCGCATCGTCCCGGTAGTAGTTGTTGGCGAACACCACCACCGTCTTCGCTCCGGGCAGAAGCTGGGTGACGTCGAGCCGCTCGGCGGCTCGCTCCTTCATCCAGTCCATGTCCGCCGCGTAGCCCGCCGCGATCCACTCGGTGAGAGCCTCGGGCGGAATCGGCGCCGCGCGGGCGAAGCCCACGAGGTCAAAGCCGACGGCGTCGGACAGCTGGCGCAGGTGGGCGGTGGGGAGCAGTTTCACGGCGCTTCTCTTCTACCGCTCCTCACGGCCGAGCGGGCTATTTCCCGGGCTTCTCCGGTATCCACTTCACATCTGGGACACCCACCCGGTGGTTGGCAACACGGGCCATGACAAAAAGCAGATCCGAGAGCCGATTTAGGAAAACTCCCACGTCGTGGGAGACCTTCCCCTCGCGCAGCAGTGGGACGACACGCCGCTCCGCCCGCCGGCACACCGTCCTCGACAGGTGCAAAGCACTGGACGCCTGGCTGCCTCCCGGGAGGATGAAGTGTGTCATCGTCGGTAGCTCGGTCTCGAAGCCATCGATGGCCTTCTCCATCGCCTCCACCCACTCGGGCTTGATGTGGGGGATGTGCGCCGCGGCCTTGGTGCCTTGGGGTGTGGCGAGCACGGCCCCCACCGTGAACAACTGGTCCTGGAGTTGCTGCAGCAACCCGTCCAGATCCGCCGGCATGGAGAGGCTGCGCGCCAGGCCCAGGGTCGCGTTCAGCTCGTCCACCTCGCCGTACGCGTCCACCCTTTCGTCGTCTTTCGGAACACGGCCGCCGCCGAACAATCCCGTTTCCCCAGCGTCCCCTGTCTTCGTGTAGATCTTCATGAACTCGAACCTCTCATGAAACCCTACCTCGCGCTGCTCGAACACGTCCTGGCCCACGGCACGAAGAAGAGTGACCGGACCGGCACCGGCACCCTCAGCCTCTTCGGCCACCAGCTGCGGTTCGATCTCACCCAGGGCTTCCCTCTGGTGACGACGAAGAAGGTCCACCTGAAGTCCATCATCCACGAGCTGCTGTGGATGCTTCAGGGCGACACGAGCGTGCGCACGCTCCAGGCCCAGGGCGTCACCATCTGGGACGAGTGGGCCGACGCCGAAGGCAAGCTCGGTCCCGTGTACGGCCACCAGTGGCGCTCGTGGTCCGCGCCCAATGGCGAGCACATCGACCAGATGCGCATCCTGGTAGACGGACTGCGCAAGAACCCGGACTCGCGGCGCCACCTTGTCAGCGCATGGAACGTGGCGGACCTGCCCGCCATGAAGCTGCCGCCCTGCCACGTGCTCTTCCAGTTCTATGTGGCCGACGGGCGCCTGTCCTGCCAGCTCTACCAACGCAGCGCGGACATCTTCCTCGGACTGCCCTTCAACATCGCCTCGTACTCGCTGCTGACGATGATGGTGGCGCAGACCACGGGGCTCGTCCCGCACGAGTTCATCCACACCATCGGCGACGCCCACCTCTACCTCAACCACGTGGAGCAGGCCCGCACGCAGCTGGCGCGAGAGCCTCGTCCCCTGCCCCGGATGAAGCTCAACCCCGAGGTGAAGGACCTGTTCGCCTTCAAGTACGAGGACTTCACGCTTGAAGGCTACGATCCGCACCCCGCCATCAAGGCGTCCGTGGCCGTATGAGGCTGTCCGCCATCGTCGCCATGGCGTCCAACCGGGTGATTGGCGCCAACAACCAGCTGCCGTGGCGCCTGCCCGCGGACCTCGCGCGCTTCAAGAAGCTCACGATGGGGCACGCGCTCGTCATGGGCCGCAAGACGTACGAGTCCATCGGCCGCCCGCTGCCGGGCCGCACCATGATCGTCATCACTCGCCAGCGGGACTACGCGCCCGAGGGCGTGAAGGTGGCGCACTCGGTGGACGAGGCACTCGCGCTCGCCCCAGGGGATGACGAGATCTTCATCGCCGGCGGCGCGGAGCTCTACGCGCAGACCCTGAACCGGCTGGACCGGCTCTACCTCACCCGCATCGACCGCGACTTCCCAGGCGACACACGCTTCCCAGAGGTGGAGCTCTCCACTTGGAAGCTGCTCGAGCAGGAGCTGCACCCCGCCTCAGCCCCCGACGCCCTGCCCTACGCCTTCCTCACGTACGAGCGGCAGCGCAGCGCCTAGCTCACACCTCCACACACCCACCTCTCCACTCCAGGGAACACTGTCTTCCCTCTGAGAGAAGTTCCGTGGGTGAAGTGCTCAATGTAATTTTGACTTTGATTCTCAAAATTGAAGTACCCCATCTGACTTGGTAGAGAGCAGGGGTGAACACCACCCGTGCCTTCGCCCTGCTATCCCTGCTTGTCGCGCTGCCCTTCACCGCGAAGGCCGCTGATGAAAGTGCATCGTCGGAAGGGCGCACGTGGCACCGGCTGGTGGGCATCCTCCAGTACCTGCAGGCGGATTATCCGGCCGCCGTCGAGTCTCAGTCCGAGTTCGAGCTGGCGGAGCAGCGCAGCTTCATCGCCGAGGCGGTGACGGCGGCGCAGGAGATCGGCCCTGGCGCGGCGCCCTTCCTCTCGAAGCTCCGCGACGTGCAGGCACGGGTGGAGCACGGAAAGGATCCGGAGGGAGTCAGCCGGGACTGCGGCGCGCTGGTGGAGAACCTGGTGCTCGCGGGAGGCCTGGCTCGCAGCCCGCGCCACCCGCCGGATCTGGCGCGCGGGAAGCAGCTCTTCCAGGTGTCATGCGCCGCCTGCCATGGCCCCGAGGGCAAAGGTGACATGCCCATCGCCGCGACGATGGAGCCGAAGCCCGCCAACTTCCACGACGCGGAGGTCATGGCCGGGCTGATGCCGTACAAGGCCTTCAACACCATCAGCTTCGGCGTGCCGGGCACGGCGATGCCGGGCTTCCCGACGCTCTCGGAAGAGGAGCGCTGGTCGCTCGCGTTCTACCTCTTCACGCTGCGCCAGCCGCCGTGCGAGGGCACTCCGCCGACCGTCTCGCTGGAGCGGCTGGCCACGGCCACGGATCCGGAGATGGCCGCCGAGCACGGGGAGAAGAACCTCGCGTGCCTGCGGCGCAAGCTGCCGGACGAGAACGAGGAGCGCCTGCTGCTGACGGCTCGCACGCACGTGGAGGACGCGCTGCGCAAGGGCGCTTCGGGAGACAGCATGGGGGCGCGCAACGCGCTGCTGGAGGCGTACCTCAACGGCATGGAACCGGTCGAGGTGAAGCTGCGCGCCCGGAACCCGGAGCTGGTGGCGAAGCTGGAGAAGCGGTTCCTCGCGGCGCGGCTCGCGGCCGAGCGGGGCACCCCACAGCTCCAGGACGAGGGCCGTGAGCTGCTGAGCCTGCTGGACCAGGCGCGGCGGGGCAGCGGCACGTCGGCAGACATGGTTTCGGTGCTGTGGCTCACCCTCCTCATCCTGCTGCGCGAGGGCTTCGAGGCCACCATCATCGTCGCGGCGCTGCTGGCGGCGCTGAAGAAGATGAAGGCGATGGAGCAGGTGCGCGTGGTGCACGCGGGTTGGATGTCCGCGCTGGTGATGGGCACGGTGGCCTTCCTCTTTGGGCAGCGGCTGCTGGCGGGCGCCAACCGGGAGCTGCTCGAGGGCTTCGCGGCACTCGCGGCGGTGGGCATGCTGGTGTACGCGGCGCTGTGGCTCAACGCGCGCTCCAACATGAGCCGCTTCATGGGCGAGCTGCGCCAGAAGATGCAGGGCGCGCTGGGCAGCGGGAGCACGCTGGGCCTGTTCATGATCGCCTTCACCTCGGTGCTGCGTGAGAGCTTCGAGACGGCGGTGTTCCTCCAGGGCCTGGCGCTGGACTCGGCGACGGGCGTGGCCTGGGGCGTGCTGGCGGGCGCCGTGGCGATGGTGGTGCTGGTCGTCTTCGTGAACCGCGTGGGCTACCGGCTGCCGATGAAGACGCTCTTCAACGCGTCCACCGTGGTGCTGCTCGCGACGGCGGTGATGCTGCTGGGCAAGGGCCTGCACGCGCTGCAGGAGGTGGCCCTGCTGCCGCTGGCGCCCATCCCCTTCGTCACCGTGGACATGCTCGGCGTCTACCCGGATGCGGTCTCGCTGGTGCCGCAGCTGCTGCTGGCGCTCATACCGGTGGCCTATGTCGTCCTCCGTCGCATGCGCAACACCCGCTCGTCCTCGTCTTCCTCCGAGAGCGACGGCAACGCGGGCGCACCGCTCGCCTGAGCCCGCTGTTCACTCTTTGCGCAGTGCAAAGTTTGCGAACCGCCGCCCGCTAACGGCTGCACGGGCGCGTGACTCCTACACATTGTCGTTCCGCTGATTTACGCCGCCGAGGTGCAGGCCCGGAGTTTGCGACAGGCGAGGCATGGCAGGAGGTGCCCGCTTGCTTGCTCGCTCTTGGCGTCGCCGTGGTTTTACGCTCGTTGAAGTGATGACCGCAGTGGTCATCGTGCTCGTCCTGGCCGCCCTGGCAGGTCTCTCGGGCGTGTATGGGCTGGGCCGAGCCCGAATGAACACCGCCGTGTTCGACCTGGCGGCGCTGATCAGCCGCGGCCAGCTGCGAGCCATGAGCCGGGGTGCGCCGCACTACCTCTTCATCCACCAGACAGCGGATGGCCGTCTCCGTGTCCAGCTGATCGAGCGTCCGGACTCGCCAGCGCTCAGCCCAGCCCAGTGGGCGTCACTGGACCTGACGCAGGGGCCAGGCAAGGCGCTGGCATTCACGCGCACGCTGCCTGATGGCACCCAGGTGCAGTCTCACGCACTCGTGGCGGATCACCTGGTGCTAGGAGGCAGCACGGGGCCGGATACGGGTGGACTGGCCTTTCTGGATCTGGACTCGCAGCGCATCCAGCGGCCTCTGCCCGCGCCGTTCAGCGCCCTGGCGCTCAGCACGGCGGCCACGGCAACGGACGTAGACCGGCCCACAGCGGACCTGCTGGCCGGCTGCAACTTCTGCATCAACCCCAGCGGCAGCGAGCCCTACGGCGCGCTGCGCTTCAACCCCGACGGCACGCTGGAGGTGGTGACGGGCAGCGCACGCTCTGGCGCCGTCATCGCCTTCGCGCCCAACACCCAAGCAGAAGCGGACATCGTGCCGAAGCTGCTGGCTGTGTCCGCACCGGCCGGGGCCACCGTCATCTTCTAGGAGGAACCATGAGCCCCTCGCGCGTCTCACCTCGTGGCAGCACCCTCATCGAGGCAATGGCTGCCCTCGCCGTCTTCACCATCGGAATCATCGGCATCATGGACATGAACCTGCTGGCCAGTCAGCAGAACTCCCTGGCTCGCTCGCGCACCGTCGCCAGCAAGATTGCTCGCGACGTGGCGGACTCCTTCGAGCGCATTCCCTTCAACCACGCGATCCTCAGCGTCCCGACGGGCCTGCACCAAGACGACTCCGGCTTCGCCGACATGGACAACACGGATGGGCTGGTGAAGCTGGAGGACGCGATCGCACAGACCACGGAGCGCCCGCTGCTCGGTGCGGCGGACGCCATGTTCAGCGCTGAGGGCGACCGCTCCTTCTACCAGGTGGCCTGGCGCGTGCTGCCCGTGGCCAACCCGGATCGCTTCGGTCAGGTGGATCAGAAGCGGATCCTCATCATGGTGCGCTTCCCGTCGCCCGGCGGGGGCATGGTGCAGGTGAACACCTGGGCCATCCGCTACAACGTCGGGTTGATCACCGGTGACCCGAACACCGCCTTGGAGCTGTGAGCCATGCGCAAGTCCTTCCGCTCTCGTGGCTTCACGCTGTTGGAGCTGCTGGTGGGTGCCGCCATCGGCGCGGTGGTGATGGCGGGCATCAGCATGACGTTCATCTCGCAGGCCGAGCAGTACCAGACCCACGCCAGCCGCCGGGGCGTGCAGGCCAACGCGCGCCAGGCCCTGGCCTTCATGGGGCGCCACCTTCGCGCTGCGGGCTATGGCATCGACCCGGACCGGGCCATCCTGTCCTGGGACTCGTACGATGCGGCCACCCATCAGCAGGCACCGGGCTTCCCGGATGCCTTCGCGGTCCACTTCCGTGACGAGCTGTTCCGCCGCCGGGCGCAGTCCGTGGCGTCCCACCTCATCACCCTGCGGGCCAGTGAGCCCCTCAAGCCCGGCCAGGAGCTGCGCCGAGGGCAGATCCTGCTCGTCATCTGCGAGCGCGACCCGGGCTTCCCGGACCCGGCGGTGGACGAGAACCCGCCGCACGTGTTCGTCACCGTGGGTGACTACGTGGGGCCCGGCTCCACGGAGATCCCGCTGGACCAGAGCCCAGTATCCGCCGCGGATGACGGTCCCACCCAGCGCCCAGGCCGGCTTTTCCACGAGCAGGACACGCCTGGCTTCGCGCATCCGTGCTTCAGCCGGCAGCCGCCGCACGTGCTGAGGGTCCACCGCGCTGCCTTCTACGTGGCCATGTTCACCCATCCCACCACCGGCGAGCGCAAGCCCTACCTCATGATGCACCAGGGCTTGGACATGCCCTCGGCCAGCAACCCTCAGGGCGACGGCGTCATCGACGAGAATGACGCGGTGCCGGTGGCCGAAGGCATCGAGCAGCTTCAGGCGGCCTATATCCTGGACACCCACAACCAGGATCCCGACCGGACTCCGCTCATCCTGGGCGTCAACGGCCCGATGGGCCCCACTCACTTCGGTGAGAACTGGGAGCAGATTGACTTGGCCAACCTGCCCCATGGCTGGTTCTTCAACGTTGGCTTTGGCGCCGTGGATCCGTACGTCATGGCTGAGCGCCGCCTGAGAGATCACCCCGCCAACATCCGCCAGGTGCGCCTGAGCGTGGTCTCCCGCAGCGCCGTGCCCACGCCTCGGTTCGCGGGTGATGACCTGATGCGGAGGCACGATGGCACGCCGTATCCGGATGGAGCGCCGCTGCCCAACGGCACCGTGCCCTGGCGCCACCTGGAGAACCTGGAGCTGCCTCCCGCCGCGGACTTCACCCCGTCGGGCGGTGGCTTCTACCGGATGCTCCTGCGTGAATCGATCACCCCCAAGAATCTCCTGCTGAACCGGCAGTTCGCACCCATC includes:
- a CDS encoding PilW family protein, producing MRKSFRSRGFTLLELLVGAAIGAVVMAGISMTFISQAEQYQTHASRRGVQANARQALAFMGRHLRAAGYGIDPDRAILSWDSYDAATHQQAPGFPDAFAVHFRDELFRRRAQSVASHLITLRASEPLKPGQELRRGQILLVICERDPGFPDPAVDENPPHVFVTVGDYVGPGSTEIPLDQSPVSAADDGPTQRPGRLFHEQDTPGFAHPCFSRQPPHVLRVHRAAFYVAMFTHPTTGERKPYLMMHQGLDMPSASNPQGDGVIDENDAVPVAEGIEQLQAAYILDTHNQDPDRTPLILGVNGPMGPTHFGENWEQIDLANLPHGWFFNVGFGAVDPYVMAERRLRDHPANIRQVRLSVVSRSAVPTPRFAGDDLMRRHDGTPYPDGAPLPNGTVPWRHLENLELPPAADFTPSGGGFYRMLLRESITPKNLLLNRQFAPI